The following proteins are co-located in the Cryptococcus neoformans var. grubii H99 chromosome 1, complete sequence genome:
- a CDS encoding ubiquitin carboxyl-terminal hydrolase 8 yields MTRPPSPPSFTGLPLSQLLQYASDDSGAGSCPPKVWFERACYNADKAKLAERKQSKQDMFVSYSRACQSYINVAMHNDWPDVKKKDPQLAARVKDFKPMYDSFVAKAKTLKEELRQAEASSSAQSKSEPSKPSVSRQRSGPEITSIGNIRDRMQALAGHGMEVETIQSKRLSREAPAKAPKPAALSSVTSSAARSRSGSESRPLSTTTANGRQFVVTASSKPPPTPSQEKSPPSAPVNVQASGSSSRSRRSTLTNEGQGLSVSVGSVAASPAQSPMPTPAAGPSRSPLPSIPSSPQSFPASHRPLPSPEPTQPNVPINPSDMEPHPEDGLAEFERAFPSLSEFGKQWDDDSLQPDSNSHDMYRGPQYAKPPKQPLISEEDDIPGLPSLPSVPTSKPGLPPPPARPEASAFSPSPGSSSAQTPGQTPVPRGPSPPKPDVGSGVGLHRPASTPMPNVAGLDLVDMPDGDVPQGKVVSGGGKMEALNFPEAVSTPPQYSPASSHPTPTTRHPLPQPPSRPPASDAIQPTLKPKEKPKFPFSNSITPDELREYFLNPSVEMLFLDIRPEDEWKKGYVGREYEKRGARVEVVWLDPTVLLREGMTASKLEDALSLSPAVQREAFQNRHKYDLIIVYDTRSPVWPKDGPLSRLWDMFFMGHDEKRLQRNPVILVGGYEKWREFIKMRAARRAHAAKEKDVRNGVNGYTLMRSDVASPAPSEIGVRNANREAQVYQSSQYAKSIAENFGAGPQSMTGDSYRPSTHSHSQSQLYTPTYRHHHSRTGSTYSSHGAIAAPPQASIHPGPGARRRSDYIEHTGQSYSGSASTSPSIQSTGTTPQPQQQYYTSPPLPASNSMTPSISSIASPRASIDYPQAHALAKVPVPMPPPAVARPMERHDAYTSAHVHAQSLVPTSSGYGQLPPQGQVTRSQAMRGLDGVTAGGKDKVGYWRDVVLGITGLKNLGNTCYMNSTIQCLSATYPFSTFFLDGTFARSINKENPLGTKGELAKAWAELLRVLWSEKYEFLSPMTFRKQITHFAPQFLGSDQHDSQEFLSFVLDGLHEDLNRIKRKPPPVEMTPEREAMLESAPPEVASEREWAIYRQRNDSLIVDLFQGQYRNRLECLTCHKTSTTYDAFMYMSLPVPSGKTKVVIQELIDEFVKAEVMEKENAWYCPRCKTNRRASKTLTIARLPPVLLIQLKRFTTRDGLFWDKSETPVIFPIRGLDLTRYLPGPAGSSIGSGRQVGPDGTFDPRAQVGPFKYDLYGVSNHMGTLSSGHYTAFVKSKEGWKYCEDSQVMPAQEKDVISRPAYILFYKRVPG; encoded by the exons ATGACCCGGCCGCCGTCCCCGCCATCCTTCACAGGGCTCCCGCTCTCGCAGCTGCTGCAGTACGCCTCGGACGACAGTGGCGCAGGCAGCTGCCCGCCCAAAGTATGGTTCGAACGCGCATGCTACAACGCCGACAAGGCAAAGTTGGCAGAGCGCAAACAGAGCAAGCAGGACATGTTCGTCAGCTACAGCAGGGCGTGCCAGTCCTATATCAATGTCGCGATGCACAACGACTGGCCAGACGTCAAGAAAAAGGACCCTCAGTTGGCCGCAAGAGTCAAGGATTTCAAGCCG ATGTATGATTCATTTGTCGCAAAGGCCAAGACTTTAAAAGAGGAACTCCGACAGGCCGAGGCGTCTTCATCCGCTCAGTCCAAATCAGAACCATCGAAACCATCTGTATCAAGACAACGATCTGGGCCTGAAATAACATCAATCGGCAATATCAGAGATCGAATGCAGGCACTTGCCGGACACGGAATGGAGGTTGAAACTATTCAGTCGAAGCGCTTGAGTAGAGAAGCTCCTGCCAAAGCGCCCAAGCCCGCTGCTTTGAGTAGCGTGACCAGTTCGGCGGCAAGGTCAAGGAGTGGCAGCGAATCGCGACCTTTGTCCACGACAACGGCCAATGGGCGGCAATTTGTGGTCACTGCTTCATCTAAACCACCACCAACTCCGTCGCAAGAGAAATCACCTCCATCTGCACCCGTCAACGTGCAAGCCAGTGGATCCTCTAGCAGATCACGACGATCTACTTTGACGAATGAAGGGCAGGGCTTGAGCGTATCTGTCGGGTCTGTGGCAGCTTCACCGGCGCAATCACCGATGCCCACACCTGCAGCTGGCCCATCCAGATCGCCTTTACcctccattccttcctctcctcaaTCTTTTCCAGCGTCTCATCGGCCATTACCCTCTCCTGAGCCAACACAACCAAATGTTCCCATCAACCCATCCGACATGGAGCCTCATCCTGAAGACGGTCTGGCAGAGTTTGAACGTGCtttcccatctctctccGAGTTTGGGAAACAATGGGACGACGACTCGTTACAGCCTGATTCGAATAGTCATGATATGTACCGCGGCCCACAGTACGCGAAACCTCCAAAGCAACCGCTGATctctgaagaagacgataTCCCAGGCCTTCCATCTTTACCCTCCGTTCCGACATCCAAGCCCGGCCTGCCACCCCCTCCTGCTCGACCGGAGGCGTCTGCATTCTCACCATCACCCGGTTCTTCATCCGCTCAAACTCCGGGACAAACTCCCGTCCCCCGCGGGCCATCACCTCCCAAACCCGATGTTGGCTCGGGTGTCGGTCTGCATCGACCCGCTAGTACACCCATGCCTAATGTTGCTGGTTTAGATCTGGTAGATATGCCTGATGGGGATGTTCCTCAAGGAAAAGTCGTGAGCGGTGGTGGAAAAATGGAAGCTCTAAATTTCCCTGAGGCTGTATCTACCCCTCCCCAATATTCTCCCGCATCATCCCATCCTACTCCAACCACACGACATCCTCTGCCCCAACCTCCGTCTCGCCCTCCCGCCTCTGATGCCATACAGCCTACTCTCAAACCCAAGGAGAAACCAAAGTTTCCTTTTAGTAATTCTATCACTCCGGATGAACTACGCGAATACTTTCTTAATCCTTCAGTGGAGATGTTGTTCTTGGACATAAGGCCGGAAGAcgagtggaagaagggatatGTAGGGAGAGAGTATGAGAAGAGGGGCGCGAGGGTGGAGGTCGTGTGGCTGGATCCGACAGTCTTGCTTCGTGAAGG TATGACGGCGAGCAAATTAGAAGACGcactttccctctcccccgcTGTTCAACGCGAAGCTTTTCAGAATCGACACAAATACGACCTCATCATAGTCTACGACACTCGTTCTCCCGTATGGCCCAAGGACGGTCCTCTAAGCCGACTGTGGGATATGTTCTTTATGGGCCATGATGAGAAGCGTTTGCAGAGAAATCCCGTCATTTTGGTAGGAGGTTATGAAAAATGGAGAGAGTTTATCAAGATGCGAGCGGCGAGGCGTGCACATGcagcaaaggagaaggatgtgagGAATGGGGTGAATGGGTATACGCTGATGCGATCGGATGTTGCGTCTCCTGCCCCTTCCGAGATTGGTGTTAGGAATGCGAATAGGGAAGCGCAGGTCTACCAGTCGTCACAGTATGCGAAGAGTATTGCTGAAAAC TTTGGCGCCGGGCCTCAATCCATGACCGGAGACTCGTACCGTCCCTCCACCCATTCTCACTCCCAATCGCAACTCTACACGCCTACATACAGGCATCACCACTCCAGAACGGGCTCAACTTACTCTTCCCACGGGGCCATTGCAGCTCCTCCACAAGCCTCCATTCACCCCGGACCAGGTGCCAGACGGCGAAGCGACTACATTGAACATACAGGTCAATCGTACTCTGGCTCAGCCTCAACTTCACCCTCCATACAATCAACTGGCACCACACCCCAGCCTCAACAGCAATACTACACTTCCCCACCCCTCCCTGCTTCCAACTCCATGACACCATCCATATCATCCATAGCCTCTCCGCGGGCATCGATCGATTACCCTCAAGCGCACGCATTGGCAAAAGTACCAGTCCCGATGCCTCCCCCAGCCGTGGCGAGGCCGATGGAACGACATGATGCGTACACTAGCGCACATGTGCATGCGCAAAGTTTGGTACCGACTTCTTCCGGTTATGGTCAACTTCCACCCCAAGGGCAAGTGACGAGGAGTCAGGCGATGAGGGGTTTGGACGGTGTGACTGCCGGTGGGAAGGATAAAGTGGGGTATTGGCGGGATGTGGTGTTGGGTATTACTGGGTTGAAGAATCTTGGAAA TACTTGTTATATGAACTCGACAATACAATGTCTCAGTGCGACATATCCATTCTCTACGTTTTTCCTTG ATGGAACCTTTGCTCGTTCAATAAACAAAGAAAATCCGTTGGGGACCAAAGGCGAGTTGGCCAAGGCCTGGGCAGAATTATTGAGAGTATTGTGGAGTGAGAAATATGAGTTTTTATCACCTATGACTTTCCGG AAACAAATCACGCATTTTGCCCCCCAATTTCTCGGTTCTGACCAACATGACTCTCAAGAATTTTTGTCATTCGTCCTTGACGGCTTACATGAAGACCTTAACCGAATCAAGCGCAAACCCCCGCCTGTGGAGATGACTCCCGAAAGAGAGGCGATGTTGGAGAGCGCCCCACCAGAAGTGGCTTCTGAGAGAGAATGGGCTATCTACCGGCAAAGAAATGATAGTTTGATTGTGGATCTCTTCCAGGGGCAGTATAGGAATAGGTTGGAGTGTTTGACCTGTCACAAG ACATCGACGACTTATGATGCGTTCATGTACATGTCTCTGCCCGTTCCATCGGGTAAAACAAAGGTCGTTATACAAGAACTTATTGACGAATTCGTCAAGGCCGAAGtgatggaaaaggagaacgcCTG GTATTGTCCTCGCTGCAAAACCAACCGTCGCGCTTCCAAAACACTAACCATCGCCCGTCTTCCACCTGTACTGCTCATCCAACTCAAACGATTCACAACGCGGGACGGTCTCTTCTGGGACAAGTCCGAGACGCccgtcatcttccccatcaGAGGTCTAGATCTTACACGGTACTTGCCCGGACCTGCAGGTTCGTCAATAGGAAGTGGAAGGCAGGTGGGGCCGGATGGAACGTTTGATCCAAGGGCTCAAGTGGGGCCCTTCAAGTACGATTTGTATGGTGTAAGTAATCATATGGGGACGCTCAGTTCGGGTCATT ATACGGCTTTTGTGAAGAGtaaagaaggatggaagtATTGTGAGGACAGTCAGGTGATGCCTGcccaggagaaggacgtAATT TCCCGACCAGCATATATTTT GTTCTATAAGCGAGTACCTGGATAG
- a CDS encoding regulatory protein ral2: MDAGTAHVISWSEPTKGHVPPPLTGPSITISPLPAPHPPTVFLFGGKSVQTRRLTSDMWAMDLGTRIWERVDAGPGPGPRYFHSMDVWEDKLVCFGGMSDSEPMSVHNDIWFFDCISRRWIPQPSPPDGVALGIDLAAQDQAFIPSARYAHLSAVSRGKLVISGGQHSDNTWIYEINVYDLKNRVWISKTEQPQADGMYSKGAYRSVAASSKKRVQTPRQGGDLKSATTHAYSVDEEGEGGDIWCYSNYDFAKVRRELDILSPDSSEHIASNKHAPPPEFIIRDESRRMRGSSQPPGLRFPTGGIVGNSLILCGLYLASVSAAFSIWALNLETMTWKHLEPSVLSTGSWNRALVWADKAKVLVFGNTQSDLTSDYSRRAVNLDHIAVISLEAFGIYQPPNLVVPTKVQHASLSMLDEKLASDFEVICDDGRRVKCSRKILSERWPWFADQEREFENKAHGLISDAAVVDINDTLLGSFNPARLALHNLTLSEPFPVCVALIQYFYTLSLTTPLQNRAPVLSALLFMSKQYKIERLNRLVVHALHERLDLSNAVGIYEIATLAGEQCLQVRALNMIHSAKNGSSRGHNRQNPGSAVPDEGRANGDDSTPGRTQPGSPANGVPSGATRPGAIDAPVKRARADSLTIPEDIISSSPEQDTLHDDDDKIDALLAALDVSAKEINMLPRQHNVSHRSSDRSLTSLQSVQSPSSLSSIPQRSHMRLPPLAPPPLSRPPSFTHTRDSTQPEQSSFGRPSSPTNSDLTSNYPQTPSGSLRESWILPQHKDWSVSTGLGGGLMDNRSSSSSGVGLPALPEDDAFDPRSRGSIGRMNRDPFIDLFSAQKKPNQATLEAAGLLQPSTLQNLAGLQQTCTDSPTMHDYPYDSSFMQVSPAPSISRTPSVSSHSPSVFVPPPSLSLKGARHFSINTQSSGASNPLSPINTEWSEETGGPLLRAQTVTSLANSAFDCGSSISSGSTGTSSKKAAKAEAKAIRQAEKAAKKAEAQAHFEALRAEQAKKMALLKAEAQRKAEIQAAKEQQTLSEKDLKREPKSKWGKLANGFKDAVLFPDGGPKSTMF; the protein is encoded by the exons ATGGACGCCGGTACCGCGCATGTCATAAGCTGGAGTGAGCCCACAAAGGGCCACGTCCCACCGCCCCTCACC GGGCCAtccatcaccatctcccCTCTCCCCGCACCCCATCCACCTACAGTCTTTCTCTTCGGCGGCAAGTCAGTTCAGACAAGACGCCTCACATCCGACATGTGGGCTATGGACCTTGGCACGAGAATATGGGAACGCGTAGACGCCGGTCCGGGTCCCGGTCCTCGTTATTTCCATTCAATGGACGTCTGGGAGGATAAGCTCGTGTGCTTTGGTGGAATGTCAGATTCCGAACCCATGTCGGTGCATAATGATATCTGGTTCTTTGACTGTATCTCCAGAAGGTGGATTCCTCAACCTTCGCCTCCCGATGGTGTTGCTCTCGGTATTGACTTGGCAGCTCAAGATCAGGCGTTTATCCCGTCGGCACGTTACGCTCACCTTAGCGCAGTGTCCCGTGGCAAGCTTGTCATTTCAGGTGGTCAGCATTCGGATAATACTTGGATCTACGAGATCAACGTCTATGATTTGAAGAACCGAGTCTGGATTTCCAAGACTGAACAACCTCAAGCCGATGGTATGTACTCCAAGGGAGCGTACAGAAGTGTTGCGGCCAGTTCCAAGAAGAGAGTCCAGACGCCTCGGCAGGGAGGAGATTTAAAGTCGGCTACTACACATGCATACTCggttgatgaggaaggcgagggcGGAG ACATCTGGTGCTACTCCAACTATGACTTTGCCAAAGTTCGACGTGAACTCGATATCCTCTCTCCCGACAGTTCTGAACACATCGCTTCCAATAAGCACGCGCCTCCGCCCGAATTTATCATCCGCGACGAATCCCGCCGTATGCGCGGATCATCCCAACCCCCAGGTCTTCGTTTCCCCACCGGAGGTATCGTTGGCAATTCATTGATTCTCTGTGGTCTCTATCTCGCTTCCGTCTCTGCCGCCTTTTCCATCTGGGCACTCAATCTTGAAACCATGACATGGAAGCACCTCGAGCCTTCCGTGTTATCAACTGGAAGCTGGAACCGTGCCCTTGTTTGGGCAGACAAGGCCAAAGTGCTGGTGTTTGGCAATACACAATCTGACCTCACGTCTGATTACAGTCGACGCGCCGTCAATCTCGATCATATCGCCGTCATCTCTCTCGAAGCTTTTGGTATTTACCAACCTCCCAACCTCGTGGTACCTACCAAAGTCCAGCATGCAAGTCTGTCAATGCTCGATGAGAAGCTTGCATCTGATTTCGAGGTCATATGTGACGATGGTCGACGTGTTAAATGCTCTCGAAAGATTCTGAGCGAGCGCTGGCCATGGTTCGCAGATCAAGAACGGGAATTTGAAAATAAAGCTCATGGATTAATTTCTGATGCTGCTGTTGTGGACATCAACGATACCCTTCTCGGCTCTTTCAACCCGGCTCGTCTCGCGCTCCACAATCTCACCCTCTCTGAGCCGTTCCCAGTCTGTGTCGCCCTCATTCAATACTTTTACACCCTTTCTCTTACCACTCCACTCCAAAACCGTGCACCTGTACTTTCAGCTTTGCTGTTCATGTCCAAACAGTACAAGATTGAAAGGCTGAATAGGCTCGTTGTGCACGCCTTGCATGAGAGATTGGATCTTTCTAATGCAGTTGGTATCTACGAGATTGCGACACTTGCTGGGGAGCAGTGTTTGCAGGTCAGGGCATTGAATATGATTCAC TCTGCGAAGAACGGCTCGTCTCGAGGCCACAATAGGCAAAACCCAGGCTCAGCCGTCCCAGACGAAGGCCGTGCCAACGGCGACGACTCTACTCCAGGCCGTACTCAACCTGGTTCCCCCGCCAACGGCGTTCCGTCTGGCGCCACCCGTCCTGGAGCTATCGACGCCCCCGTCAAACGAGCTCGTGCTGATTCGTTAACTATCCCCGAGGACATtatctcttcatcacctgAGCAGGATACGTTGcacgatgatgacgacaaGATCGACGCCCTTCTTGCCGCTCTCGACGTATCCGCAAAGGAAATTAACATGCTTCCTCGTCAACATAATGTTAGTCACCGAAGCTCTGACCGTTCTTTGACTTCGTTGCAATCTGTTCAaagcccttcctctttgtcCTCTATTCCTCAACGGAGCCATATGCGTCTCCCGCCTCTCGCcccacctcctctttcccgcCCACCATCTTTTACCCACACACGCGACTCTACTCAGCCTGAACAATCTTCTTTCGGAAGGCCATCCAGTCCTACCAACTCGGACTTGACGAGCAACTACCCACAAACGCCTTCCGGATCCCTTCGAGAATCTTGGATCCTCCCTCAACATAAGGACTGGTCTGTGTCTACCGGGCTGGGAGGCGGTTTGATGGACAATaggtcaagctcaagctcagGTGTGGGTTTACCGGCTTTGCCAGAGGATGATGCGTTCGACCCTAGGTCAAGGGGTAGTATAGGGAGGATGAACAGGGATCCTTTTATAGATCTCTTTTCGGCGCAAAAGAAGCCTAATCAAGCGACTTTGGAAGCGGCCGGTCTTTTGCAGCCTTCTACCCTTCAAAACCTTGCCGGCTTGCAACAAACCTGCACCGACTCCCCCACAATGCATGATTACCCATACGACTCTTCCTTTATGCAAGTATCCCCTGCACCCTCCATCTCCCGTACACCATCAGtctcttcccattctccttctgtcTTTGTGCCTCCGCCTTCGCTTTCACTCAAAGGCGCCCGGCATTTTTCGATAAACACCCAGTCCTCTGGTGCGAGCAATCCGCTTTCACCCATAAACACAGAATGGAGCGAGGAGACTGGTGGGCCGCTTCTGAGGGCGCAGACAGTGACCAGTTTGGCGAATAGCGCGTTTGACTGTGGGAGCAGTATCAGCTCTGGATCAACGGGGACGAGTAGTAAGAAGGCTGCTAAAGCAGAGGCTAAGGC TATCCGCCAAGCTGAAAAAGCAGCAAAAAAAGCCGAAGCGCAAGCCCACTTTGAAGCCCTTCGAGCAGAGCAAGCCAAGAAAATGGCCCTTCTCAAAGCCGAGGCGCAGCGCAAGGCAGAGATACAGGCGGCGAAAGAGCAGCAGACGCTGAGCGAGAAGGATCTGAAAAGGGAGCCAAAGAGCAAGTGGGGCAAGTTGGCGAATGGGTTCAAGGATGCCGTCTTGTTCCCTGATGGAGGCCCGAAGAGTACCATGTTTTAA